DNA sequence from the Nicotiana tomentosiformis chromosome 3, ASM39032v3, whole genome shotgun sequence genome:
agtgggtattctggTCATCAGGGTCAAACTTCTAGTCAGCAGCCCGTCGTTCCaaggggttgttacgagtgtggggatccttgccacatgaagaggttttgtcccaaaCTTCAGGGTAAGGCAGTACAACAGGGTCACCAgcctatgattactgcaccagctaCCACACCAACCGTCCGGCCATCCATAGacagagggcaggtgggtaggggtcgtcctaagGGTGGAGGTTAGACaagtggaggccagtcaggtggcgctccagctagattctatgcttttctgtccagaccagatgcagtggcctcagatgccatgatcacaggtattgtttctatctatggtagggatgcttcagtactatttgatctagggtctacctattcatatgtttcatctcgatttgctcatttcctgggtgttactcgtgagtccttgagtactcttgtttatgtgtccatactagtgggcgattctgttgttatgGATCAGATTtatcggtcctgcattgttactttATGTGGTTATTAAACctgagcggatcttctgttgctcaaTATGACCgattttgaggtcatcctgggaatggactggttgtctccatatgacgccatccttgattgccatgccaagattattaccttggcgatgctagagttgcctagattggagtggaagggtttgtttgtcagtacatctagtcgagTCATCTCCtatctgaaggctcgacacatggtagAGAAGGaatatttggcttatctagcttatgttcgggatactactgcagagactccggcaattgattcagtgcccatggtccgggagttctctgatgtgtttccttatgatcttccaggcatgccaccagattgtgatattgatttatgtattgacttggctccaggtacccagcctgtatccattccaccataccgcatggctctgagagagttaaaggaattgaaagaataactcgaggagttgctagcaaaggggttctcCGGgtcgagtgtatcaccttggagTGCACCAGTggtatttgtgaagaagaaggatgggactatgtagacgtgtattgattaccgccacttgaacaaagttactattaagaatagTACCCgtttccacgtattgatgatttatttgaccagttacagggtgctaggatgttctccaagattgacttgagatcggggtaccattagttgaagattcgggattcggatgttctgaagatggctttccggactagatatggacattatgagtttctagtgatgtccttcggtttgactaacgccccgacggcgtttatgaatttgatgaaccgggtgttcaggcaaTATATTGAtccgtttgtcattgtcttcattgatgtcattttgatctactcacgtagaatggaggagcacgagcaacatttgagagtggtgcttcagactttgtgggaacagaagctatatgctaagttctccaagtgtgagttctggttagattctgtggcattattggggcatgttgtatcaggcaagggtattaaggtttatcccaagaagatcgaggcagtttagagttggcctcgtcccaccACAGCGATcaagatcaggagcttcttggagttagcaggttattatcgcctgTTTATGGAGGGCTTCaaatctattgcaacacctttgactagattgacccagaaggatgctccgttccgatggtctaattattgtgaggcgagctttcagaagctcaagcctgccttgacttcagcaccggtgtttgtgctgccttccggttcggggatgtatattatgtattgcgacgcttcacgcgttggtttggattgtgtattgatgcaggatgagCGATTTATTGCATAtgattcacgtcagctgaagccccatgagaagaattaccctgtacacGATTTGAAGTTGGACGCGATTGTTCAttctcttaagatctggaggcattatctttatggggtgtcctgtgaggtttacaccgatcatcgtaaCTTGCAGCATTTTTTCAAGTAGAGAGATCTCAATTTAAGGCAGCGAAGTGGCTTGAGttgctaaaagattatgatattactatcctttatcatccgagcaaggctaatgtagttgcggatgccttgagcagaaaggcagagagtatgggtagtttggcattcatttcagcaggggagaggccactagctttggacattcattccttggctaacagacgTTTGAGgctagatgtttcagagcccagttgagttcttgcatgcgttgtcgcctagtcttcactattcgagaagatcaaggctcgccCGTTTGATGAttcgcacttgttggttcttagagagacggtactgcagggtggtgccaaggaggttactatcggtgaggatggtgttctgcgactccaaggtcgcctatatgttcctaatgttgatggcttgaggtaaaatatcctagaggaggcacacagttcttgatattctattcatctaggtgctacaaagatgtatcgtgacctgaggcagtattattggtggcggtggatgaagaagtacatagttgagtatgtagcgaggtgccttaatttccagcaagttaagtatgagcattagaagccaggtggcctacttcagcagatgactatacttgagtggaaatgggagcgcattactatggacttcgtagttgggttgccgcggaccttggggaagtttgatgcagcttgggtcattgtcgacaggttgacgaAGTCGACACACTTCATTCTGGTTGTTaacacgtattcttcagagaggttggctcaaatttacattcaggagattgttcggttgcatggtgtgcctatctccattatatcagatagaggccctcagtttacttcgcatttctagaaggcagtacagagtgagttggtgACCCGGGTAacgctcagcacaacctttcatccgcagaccgacgggcagtcggagcggatgGTTCAGATcatggaggatatgctcaaagcatgtgtgattgacttcggagggcagtgggatcgattcttgcctttggccgagtttgcttacaacaacagttatcagtacaACATCGAGATGGATCCGTTTGAggatttatatggtcggcgatgtcgttctcctatcggatggtttgagaccGACAAGGCTAAGTTATACGGTACTGATTTACTggaggatgccttggaaaaggtaaagttgattcatcAGCGTCtttgcacagcacagtccagacagaagagttacgcggaccagaaggcgcgtgatttatcatttatggtgggcgagaaggttctcttgaaagtctcgccgatgaagggaatcataaaGTTCagtaagaagggcaagttgagcccaaggtttataggttcatttgaggtgttgagacgagttggagaggttgattacgagcttgctttgcctcccagtctatcgggagttcatccagttttccacatgcctatgctccggaggtatcatgccgacaggtcatatgtgttagacttcagcacggttcagttagatgagagcctaggttatgataaggagctagttgccattgttgataaacaggtttgccagttgaggtccaagaagatttctgctgtaaaagttcagtggagggacAACTAGTCGATAAGGCGActtaggaggccgaggaagacatgcggagcagatatccacacttattcagcactccaggtatgattctagacccgttcgaggacgaacgtttgtttaagaggtggagagtgtaacgacccgaccggtcgttttgctttctaaatccctgttcccctaaataagactcctcgtatgtgattttactattttgtgacttgcggggatggttagttcaggatttggaagggttcgggttgaaatcataacacttagttccttggtttggctttaaaaggctaagtttgactttggtcaacatttagaGTAAAtaacctcggaaccgggatttgacagttccaataggttcgtatgatgattttggacttgtgcatatgttcggatcgggttttggatgacccgagagcgtttcgatgcttaatattggaagttggcacattgaaggtttttaaACTTCTTTAAATTGTGTTTGAggtaggatttggtgttatccaggtccaattgggattccgagcctgggaatagttccataCGGTTatttaatacttgcacgcaaaatttggagtcattccgagtagtttaagtatgattcggtgcgctcggagtaagttggaagaatttgaagttcataagttgattctattggcTTTGGCGTATGATTCTTAGTTATAATGTTGTTATCTGTGTTCCGAGGGTGCGAGCGaatccattttatgatttcaaacttgttggtacgtttGGGAACGGCCTCGGGGCCCCCCGATGCCATTTGGGCGATGCGCGGAAGTTATTTGGCCTTAGTTGGTTAACTGAAGCACCCAACTTCTGgttcaatcgcacctgcggagggccggccgcaggtgcgagctcgcagaagcaagccagcagccgcagaagcggcccagcaTTGGCAGCCCAGAAACCGCAGATGCACGATCGTAGAAGCGGTCAAGGGATCGCAGAAGCCTGGGTGTGCGCAGGTGCGGCAGCGCAGAAGCGAGCCATCattccgcaaatgcggatttAGGCCAGCTAAGGGAGGACCGCATCTACGATGAGTTTTTCGCAGATGTAGAGCCACAGATGCGGCCAAagaaccgcagaagcgaaaaaaccTATTGGGCAGAACCTTAATTTAAGTCGGGACTTAAACATTTTGGgctcatttattgcattccttAGGCGATTTtcggagctcttagagaggggatttcactAGCTATttagaggtaagtaatttctatccaatgtgagttaaatacatagattataggtagattttaacatgtaaaattatgaaaattatgggtttagatgaaaaacttagactttgataaaaatgggatttaaccacaaaaatggttgTGGGTTTGGGTAAAAAcatttatatttgagttcgtgaggttatgggtaacatttatctttgaattgtgtaattactctaatagttaaattatgaacttttgaacatgtattgactaaATAATATAACATTTGATTAGTTCCGAGTCGTTTGGCACaaagttgaggctttagaacaAATTTGAGGATCAGAAgcgagcttgagaacgaggtaagtctcttacctaaccttgtaagagggaactcatccccttaggtgtatttcgTTATAAATTATTTGTGTGGGGAACTACTTATGTAATAGGTGATGAGAATTTGTGCGTAGCTATATTGCatgtgatgtccgggtagtcttaagTTTACATcatgttaatagatgcatctatcgttcgtgtcgttcaaccctcggcagtgcacaatataTTTCTAGATCGGGCTGTACGACCGCGACAtaaatcgtgtgtgataatacTCGTAGCCTAATTTTACCTAATATATGGCTTGAGCGGTTATTAATTATTTAAATCACAGGAGTTGATTCgggaatttattattatttaaagaattattattcactACTTGTTACTAAATTGTATTAATTGTTTACATAATCTATGCTTACTTATAATTTAtgcattttattgttagcccatagtaagtgtcgatgtcgacccctattcactactttttcgaggttagacttgatacttactgggtacatgttgtttatgtactcacgctatatttCTGCATTAACcgtgcaggttctgaggcaggtgcatctggtagttACCCCGACACACACCCCTGATACTCCGAGActtagcggtgagctgccttccaagccattctgcagcacccgaagtctttcttttgtgtttttgctttctgtctactctatttcggACAATAGCTTAGTGTTTTGTgcattctactagtagctcatacacttgtgataccaggtcttggcacacacactagtagacctTATGGTTTTGGGATTATTACTATTGTTATGATTGCACTTAGCTACTTTCGCCTTACTTATTTAATTTGTTATTTCGTATTCTTTTAattaatggaatttaattacttgaaaactta
Encoded proteins:
- the LOC138908209 gene encoding uncharacterized protein, coding for MEDMLKACVIDFGGQWDRFLPLAEFAYNNSYQYNIEMDPFEDLYGRRCRSPIGWFETDKAKLYGTDLLEDALEKVKLIHQRLCTAQSRQKSYADQKARDLSFMVGEKVLLKVSPMKGIIKFSLPVEVQEDFCCKSSVEGQLVDKAT